One Odocoileus virginianus isolate 20LAN1187 ecotype Illinois chromosome 6, Ovbor_1.2, whole genome shotgun sequence DNA segment encodes these proteins:
- the JKAMP gene encoding LOW QUALITY PROTEIN: JNK1/MAPK8-associated membrane protein (The sequence of the model RefSeq protein was modified relative to this genomic sequence to represent the inferred CDS: inserted 1 base in 1 codon) produces MAVDIQPACLGLYCGKTLLFKNGSTEIYGECGVCPRGQRTNAQKYCQPCTESPELYDWLYLGFMAMLPLVLHWFFIEWYSGKKSSSALFQHITALFECTMAAVITLLVSEPVGVLYIRSCRVLMLSDWYTMLYNPSPDYVTTVHCTHEAVYPLYTIVFIYYAFCLVLMMLLRPLLVKKIACGLGKSDRFKSIYAALYFFPILTVLQAVGGGLLYYAFPYIILVLSLVTLAVYMSASEIENCYDLLVRKKRLIVLFSHWLXHAYGIISISRVDKLEQDLPLLALVPTPALFYLFTAKFTEPSRILSEGANGH; encoded by the exons ATGG ctgtcgATATTCAACCAGCATGCCTTGGACTTTATTGTGGGAAGACCCTGTTATTTAAAAATGGCTCAACTGAAATATATGGAGAATGTGGG GTGTGTCCAAGAGGACAGAGAACAAATGCACAGAAATACTGTCAGCCTTGCACAGAGTCTCCAGAACTTTATGATTGGCTCTATCTTGGCTTTATGGCTATGCTTCCTCTTGTTTTACATTGGTTCTTCATTGAATGGTACTCAGGGAAAAAGAG TTCCAGCGCCCTCTTCCAGCACATTACTGCACTGTTTGAATGCACCATGGCAGCTGTCATCACCTTACTTGTGAGCGAGCCAGTTGGTGTGCTTTATATCCGTTCATGTCGAGTATTGATGCTTTCTGATTGGTACACCATGCTTTACAACCCAAGTCCGGATTACGTTACCACAGTGCACTGTACTCATGAAGCTGTCTACCCGTT atacACCATTGTATTTATCTATTATGCATTCTGCTTGGTATTAATGATGCTGCTCCGACCTCTTCTGGTTAAAAAGATTGCCTGTGGGTTAGGGAAGTCTGATCgatttaaaagtatttatgctGCACTTTACTTCTTCCCAATTTTAACCGTGCTTCAGGCAGTTGGTGGAGGCCTTTTAT ACTATGCCTTCCCATACATTATATTAGTATTATCTTTGGTTACTCTGGCTGTGTACATGTCGGCTTCTGAAATAGAG aACTGCTATGATCTTCTGGTCAGAAAGAAAAGACTCATTGTTCTCTTCAGCCACTGGC CTCATGCCTATGGGATCATCTCCATTTCCAGAGTGGATAAACTTGAGCAAGATTTGCCCCTTTTGGCATTGGTACCCACACCAGCCCTTTTTTACTTGTTCACTGCGAAATTTACCGAGCCTTCACGGATACTCTCAGAAGGAGCCAATGGACACTGA